Sequence from the Deinococcus betulae genome:
CGTTTCTACGTTGGCGCGTGGGGCTACCCACAGGCTCAGCCAGATGCTCAGCGCGGTGACCAGCAGCGCCACCACACCCGCTGGCTGCGCCAGTCGGCCCAGGCTGACGCCGCCCGACTGCACCGCCACCAGTTCACGTTCGGTGTTCATGCGTCCAAAGGCCACGACGGTCATGAGGACGACGGCCATCGGCAGCACCTTGACCAGCGTATCCGGCACCTGGTACGCAATCCACCGCCCCACCAGCCCCAGCGGGACGCCCTGAAGCCACTGGCTAGAGACAAAGAAATACCCGAAGCACAGAATGGCCGTAAACAGCAGGGTCCCGGCCAGCAGCGGCGGCCACAGTTCGGCGGTGACGAGGCGGGTCAGGCGGGTCATGGGGCGCCTTCGGCGCCGGAAGTAGGTCGTGGGTCGTGGGCAGTGGGGAAAAGCAGAAGACCTGTTTCTCTACCTCGCTCGGCCTGAAACAATGTGTTCGTCCTGTCCTTTTTGCACTCCCCACTCACCACTGACCACTTACCCTTTGGCAACCGCAAACAGAATCGTCGCTTCGGCCGCCAGTTCGCCGTCCACCTCGGCGCGGCAGGTGGTCTTACCCAGGCCCCGGCGCAAAAATTCCAGTTTGGCGTGCAGGTGCAGCTGATCGCCGGGAATCACCTTGCGCCGGAAACGGGCGCCTTCTACCCCAGCCAGATAGCCTACCGTGCCGGGTTCCAGCTGCCCGTGCAAACAGAACATACTGGCCTGCGCCAGGGCCTCGACGATCAGCACGCCGGGCATCACTGGCTCCTGGGGAAAGTGACCGGGGAAGAAGGGTTCGTTGATGCTGACATTCTTCAGCGCGTGGACAACGCCATCTTCAGCCGACAGCACCCGGTCCACCATGACAAACGGGAAGCGGTGGGGGAGCGTCTGCAGCACCTCTTGAATCAGGATGGGGGTCATAGGAACTCCTTGGGGGCGTGAAAAAGGAGGCGAAGCGCTGGCTGTGCAGGCTCCGCCTCCTGGCGCGTCTGGTCAGGGGACTGGGTCCCTGAAGAGATTTACCGGCGCAGGTAGTTGTCGCTGCTGACCAGGCTGTCGCCCAGCACCGGAATCATTTCCAGCGCCATGCCCGTGCCTACAGCCACCGCTTCCACCGCGTTCTCGGCCACGGCGACCGGAATGCCCGTCGTCTGGCGCAGCAGTTCGTCGAAGTTGCGCAGCAGGCTGCCGCCCCCGGTCATCACGATGCCCCGGTCAATAATGTCGCTGACCAGTTCGGGTGGGGTGATTTCCAGGACGCGCTTAACGCCTTCCACGATCTTGGTGACCGGCTCGGACAGGGCCTCAACCACGTCGGTGCTGTCCAGACTGATGGTCTTGGGCAGGCCGTTGACCAGGTCGCGCCCGCGCACCTCGGCTGTCAGGTTCTCGGCGTCGTCTAGCAGCATGGCCGCGCCCACTTTCACCTTGATTTCCTCGGCCGTGCGCTCGCCAATCAGGACGTTGTGCTTGCGCCGCACGTAGCGGATGATGCTCTCGTCAAACTCGTTGCCTGCCACACGCATGGATTCGCTGACCACGATGCCGCCCAGCGAGATCACGGCCACATCGGTGCTGCCCCCGCCAATGTCCACGACCATGCTGCCGACCGGCTCGGCAATCTTCAGCCCGGCGCCAATGGCGGCGGCCAGCGGCTCTTCGATCAGAAAGGCGCGTTTGGCGTTGCTGTTCAGGGCGGCGCGCAGGACCGCGCGTTTTTCCACGTCGCTGACGTTGCTGGGCACGCCCACCATCAGCTGAGGCTTGAAGCCAAACAGGCGCCCAGCGTTGCCCTGCACCTTTTGCAGGAACATGGTGATCATTTTTTCGGTCAGGCCCTCGTCGGCAATCACACCGTCTTTGATGGGCCGGACAGCCACAATGCCGCCTGGCGTGCGGCCAATCATGCGGTAGGCTTCCTCGCCCACCGCCTTGACCTGTTTGCTGTCGCGCGCCATGGCAATCACGCTGGGTTCTTGCAGCACCAGGCCGCGACTCTTGCTGTAAATCAGGAACGTTGCCGTTCCGAGGTCAATTCCAATGTCTTCAGACAGCCTCACACTTGCCTCCGGTACAAACCATGCAATCGTACCACGCCCTCTGAGAGGCGCCTGAACCCGCTTTCATGGAAGAAGCGCCTGTTCTCTGGAACTCGGTAAGCCTGCTTGGCCGGGGCCTAGCTCCGGGGTTTGACATAGGCTGCCAGCCCCATCAGCAGACTGGTCAGGCCGATCAGGGCCAGCGCCTGCACCACGCCGCTCCAGTGACTGGCCCCCAGCACATCAGCTAGTGGCCCGGTCAGCGCTCCCAGCGAGCGCAGCCACAGCGGCCCGGTGCCCGATAGCGAGGCCAGCAGGCCCAGCGCTAGGGCGCCCAGGCCGGTCGCTCCCACAAAAAGCGTGATGCACAGCACCCAGCTCAAGATTCTCAGCGCCAGCTTCACTGGCTTACCTTCTGTTGTTCGCCCCAACGCCTGCTCATTCGGGGCATTGTAGTCGTGGTCTGGCCGGGACGTGCGCCCTGGCGGGGGGCTAGACTGGCCTGCGTGAGTCTGCCCGCCCGCGTCCGCGTCACCCGGCCCCCTCTTCCTCTGTCGCCTGCCCTGCGCGCCGCCGCTCTGCGCCTGTGCCCGGCCGCGCCGGTCGGCGCCCTCCAGGCCGCGGCGCTGGCGATTGCGGGCGGCACTGTTATCGGTGCCCATCTGCGCTGGGAGGGGGACGAGGCAGCGACGGTCGATACGGGCTGGCGTGGCCGGGGTATCGAAGAGGCGCTGGCGGAAGCCGTGAGCCGTGAGCTGTGAGGACCGCCTTGCCCTGAGTTTGTTTGCCGCAGGGTGTTGACATCAGGTGCCGCCGAAGCACAGCAGCGTTCGGCAAAGGCCCTGACTGCTGTGAGTGGTTCAAGTTGCAGGAAGAATACGCGGGCCATACAAAACATCAGAGGAGTGCCGGCTCTCAGGGGACGCCACCCACGGGCTCATCCAGCCGCAGGGTTGCGGGTAGAGCCCCATCCAGAAGCTGCTGGACAGCGCCCACCATCACCGGACCTGGCGCTTCATGCTCGGCCAGCCAGGTCAGGATGGCGCTGGCGGCCTCCCGGTTCTGCTCGTAGCCGGGGCAGAACTTCGCCAGAGGCACGGGGCCAGCCCACTGCTCGGCCCGGCGGTCCACGGCATAGGGGTCGCGTGGGGGGCCCGCCTCCAGCCGCAGGGCCTGTATGGTCAGAACACGGTCCACGGCATACACCTGAATAAAACGCAGGGCCGTCAGCCGCTCGCCCCTCAGCTCGCGCAGCAGCCCCACATACAGGTTGGTCAGGGCTTCGCCCAGGTGATGGTCCGGCTGGTTATGGCCCCACCCTGCGGGCACCTGCGAGGTCTGGTGGGTCACCCAGTTCTGGGAGGGGTCTCTGGACCAGAGGACCCGCATGGACGGCTCGGCCACCGCCGCCCATTCCTGACGGGTAAAGACGGCGTATTCGGCAAATACGCCATCCTGAAACAGCACCTTGCGCCCGTGTGGGCTGTTCTGGAAGTCGTAGGCCGTGGGCGCCGCTGCCCGCAGCCAGTCAATGTCACCCAGAAACTGCGCCTGGGCCTCCGTCTCCACGATGACAAAAAAGTCCAGGTCAGAGAACTCGTCTATGCGCACGCTGTGAAGGCCGCAGGAGCCGACGCCTAGCAGCGCCAGAGCACCGGGCCGCGTTTGCACAGACGCCGCAATCTCGCTCAGGCGTTGGGTGAGCCGGGCTGCCCACTCGCTGCTTCGGGAAGAACGGGCTGGGGTCATGAGCCAGAGTCTGCGCTCAGAGGGGTCCGGAGTCGAGTGGGTGCGCCCGAATCGCCGGCATCCGCTTGCCGCTTACCCTGACCTAACGCCCGTTTGGTAGCCTGACGCCATGACCGTCACCGACGCCCCGACAGGCATGACATTTGCCCTCAGCGACGACCAGCGCCTGATTGTGCAGCATGTCCGCGAATACGCCCGCGCCGAACTGGCGCCCAAAGCGGCGGCGTATGACCGCAGCGGTGAATACCCGCGCGAGCAGCTGCGCGGCCTGGCCGACCTGGGCCTGCTGGGGGCCACGGTCCCCGAGCGCTGGGGCGGGGCGGGGCTGGACAGCGTGACCTACGCGCTGTGCCTGGAAGAAATCGCCGCCGCCGATGCCAGCGTGGCCGTGATTGTCTCGGTACAAAACGGCCTGCCCGAGCAGATGATTCTGCGCTACGGCACCGATGAGCAGCGCGGGCAGTACCTGAAGCCCCTGGCCGAGGGCCGCCACATCGGCGCCTTCTGCCTCACAGAAAGTGGCGCGGGCAGTGACGCCGCCAGCCTGACCCTGCAGGCCCGGCAGGGCGGCGACGGCTGGGTCCTGAACGGCACCAAAGCCTGGATTACCAGCGGAGGGCAGGCCGACACCTATCTGGTCATGGCGCGCACGGGTGGCGCGGGCGCGCGCGGGGTGTCCTGCTTTATCGTCGAGAAGGAGACGCCGGGCCTGTCCTTCGGCAAGCCTGAAGAGAAGATGGGCCTGCACGCCGCCCACACCACCACCGTCACCTTTGAGGACGTGCAGGTGCCCCAGGCCAACATGGTGGGCGAGGAAGGCCAGGGCCTCATCATTGCGCTGGCCAGTC
This genomic interval carries:
- a CDS encoding rod shape-determining protein gives rise to the protein MRLSEDIGIDLGTATFLIYSKSRGLVLQEPSVIAMARDSKQVKAVGEEAYRMIGRTPGGIVAVRPIKDGVIADEGLTEKMITMFLQKVQGNAGRLFGFKPQLMVGVPSNVSDVEKRAVLRAALNSNAKRAFLIEEPLAAAIGAGLKIAEPVGSMVVDIGGGSTDVAVISLGGIVVSESMRVAGNEFDESIIRYVRRKHNVLIGERTAEEIKVKVGAAMLLDDAENLTAEVRGRDLVNGLPKTISLDSTDVVEALSEPVTKIVEGVKRVLEITPPELVSDIIDRGIVMTGGGSLLRNFDELLRQTTGIPVAVAENAVEAVAVGTGMALEMIPVLGDSLVSSDNYLRR
- the fabZ gene encoding 3-hydroxyacyl-ACP dehydratase FabZ, whose amino-acid sequence is MTPILIQEVLQTLPHRFPFVMVDRVLSAEDGVVHALKNVSINEPFFPGHFPQEPVMPGVLIVEALAQASMFCLHGQLEPGTVGYLAGVEGARFRRKVIPGDQLHLHAKLEFLRRGLGKTTCRAEVDGELAAEATILFAVAKG
- a CDS encoding acyl-CoA dehydrogenase; protein product: MTVTDAPTGMTFALSDDQRLIVQHVREYARAELAPKAAAYDRSGEYPREQLRGLADLGLLGATVPERWGGAGLDSVTYALCLEEIAAADASVAVIVSVQNGLPEQMILRYGTDEQRGQYLKPLAEGRHIGAFCLTESGAGSDAASLTLQARQGGDGWVLNGTKAWITSGGQADTYLVMARTGGAGARGVSCFIVEKETPGLSFGKPEEKMGLHAAHTTTVTFEDVQVPQANMVGEEGQGLIIALASLDAGRIGIAMQAIGIARAALDHAARYASEREQFGKKLREFEGVSFKIARMAARIESARLVALKAAWLKDAGQPYGKEASMAKLLASEAAVDVTRDAIQIFGGNGYSREYPVERLYRDAKVTEIYEGTSEIQQLVISRAVFNELT